One genomic segment of Rivularia sp. PCC 7116 includes these proteins:
- a CDS encoding alpha-D-ribose 1-methylphosphonate 5-triphosphate diphosphatase, whose amino-acid sequence MALQQDLRQYSRLKTNTKVVIEGVDVLTTEGWEKDTNVLIEDGRFISIKRTANKDGCQRIKAKGLQMFPGIVDLHGDAFERTICPRPGVNIPLAMAMIENDRNLLAAGITTYFCAITDSYEPGLRSRDTARDLINFIWGEGQHLLSCNHLIHIRHELTNIRGHEELCTWLQKRRIHFLSINDHLPPVEDRYKWRRHISNLRRRVILSNQEIIDMLTQLQEYRQEGSLQVEQLVELAHIYNIPVASHDDDSEEKVALSHRRRMAIAEFPANVDLAAQERKYGASVLMGAPNLLQGGSHMGWMSVEEALKNKVLDCLCSDYHYPSLFYAPFKLHSEGLMPLEKAWELVSSRPAAAIGLGKQKGKIAPGFDADFLLIRPENTLPSSIASVYIQGKEVAKYS is encoded by the coding sequence GTGGCATTACAACAAGATTTAAGACAATATTCGAGACTGAAAACAAATACAAAGGTAGTAATCGAAGGTGTAGATGTACTAACAACAGAAGGTTGGGAAAAAGATACCAATGTTTTGATTGAAGATGGACGTTTTATAAGTATCAAAAGAACCGCGAATAAAGACGGATGTCAAAGAATTAAAGCCAAAGGGCTGCAAATGTTTCCGGGCATTGTTGATTTACATGGTGACGCTTTTGAAAGGACGATTTGTCCTCGTCCTGGTGTTAATATTCCTTTAGCAATGGCAATGATAGAAAACGACCGCAATTTATTAGCGGCTGGTATAACAACTTACTTCTGTGCCATTACCGATTCCTATGAACCAGGTTTAAGGAGCCGAGATACAGCAAGAGATTTAATCAATTTTATTTGGGGAGAAGGGCAACACCTTTTAAGCTGTAATCATCTAATTCATATCCGACACGAACTGACTAATATTAGAGGGCATGAAGAATTATGTACCTGGTTGCAAAAAAGACGCATTCATTTCTTATCAATTAACGATCATTTACCACCTGTAGAAGATAGATATAAATGGAGAAGACATATAAGTAATTTGCGTCGGCGAGTCATCCTCTCGAATCAAGAGATTATAGATATGCTTACCCAACTTCAGGAATATCGACAAGAAGGAAGTTTGCAAGTAGAGCAGTTGGTTGAATTAGCTCATATTTATAATATTCCCGTCGCTTCCCATGATGACGACTCCGAAGAAAAAGTCGCTTTAAGTCATCGTCGGAGAATGGCGATCGCTGAGTTTCCAGCCAATGTTGATTTAGCTGCCCAGGAACGCAAATATGGTGCATCGGTATTGATGGGTGCCCCAAATTTATTGCAAGGTGGTTCTCATATGGGTTGGATGAGTGTAGAAGAAGCGTTAAAAAATAAAGTCCTTGATTGTCTTTGTTCCGATTATCATTATCCTTCGTTATTTTACGCTCCGTTTAAGCTGCATTCAGAAGGTTTGATGCCCCTAGAAAAAGCTTGGGAATTAGTATCCAGTCGCCCAGCAGCAGCAATCGGACTCGGTAAACAAAAAGGTAAAATTGCTCCCGGATTCGATGCCGACTTTCTGTTAATTCGTCCCGAAAACACCTTACCATCATCCATTGCATCAGTTTATATCCAGGGGAAAGAAGTTGCGAAATATTCTTGA
- the cas6 gene encoding CRISPR-associated endoribonuclease Cas6, translating into MPIRRTRKKSSAIITLPTDTELVGIVFHISPASNYTIFPEYAKGLHAWFLNQVRQTNPELSTYLHDGESEKPFTISRLQGKFLSNDAKLQLAADSNYQWYVSALSSRLVAWMADWLQNLPKTIELHNAPLQIKSVEIAHPATTYKKLLENKKAKNTLSLSYISPTSFRRKKHHFPLPLPFNIFQSYLRRWNDFSNLPVEQDTFLEWVDENVIIQRHQISTTRVPGGKRGLVTGFTGAVEFGLGKEASKEPEYVNLYRALGKLAPYCGTGHKTTFGLGQTRLGWLIEEEKIEVVSPQELLANRIAQITEILMSKQKRTGGSRAISVCQKRAAIMARRETGESLQDIATDLDIPYETVKTYVKLTRKMLAES; encoded by the coding sequence ATGCCTATACGTAGAACTCGCAAAAAATCCTCGGCGATAATCACTCTACCAACCGACACTGAGTTAGTAGGGATAGTTTTTCATATATCACCTGCGAGCAATTACACTATTTTCCCCGAATACGCGAAGGGACTCCATGCTTGGTTTTTGAACCAGGTACGACAAACGAATCCCGAATTATCTACTTATCTCCATGATGGGGAATCGGAAAAGCCGTTTACTATTTCTCGTTTGCAGGGAAAGTTCTTAAGTAACGACGCAAAATTACAACTTGCGGCAGATTCCAATTATCAATGGTACGTATCTGCGTTATCTTCGCGACTGGTGGCATGGATGGCTGATTGGCTGCAAAATTTACCCAAAACTATCGAACTCCATAACGCACCTTTACAGATAAAATCCGTAGAAATTGCCCATCCGGCAACAACTTACAAGAAATTACTAGAAAATAAGAAAGCTAAAAATACTCTTTCGTTAAGCTATATCAGCCCTACTAGCTTTCGTCGCAAAAAACATCATTTTCCTTTACCGTTACCTTTCAATATATTTCAAAGCTATTTACGACGGTGGAATGATTTTTCTAATTTACCGGTGGAACAAGATACGTTTTTGGAATGGGTGGACGAAAACGTAATTATTCAACGCCACCAAATTTCTACAACTAGAGTTCCTGGCGGTAAAAGAGGTTTAGTTACTGGATTTACGGGTGCGGTGGAATTCGGTTTGGGTAAAGAAGCTTCAAAAGAACCAGAATATGTCAATTTATATAGAGCTTTGGGTAAACTTGCACCTTATTGTGGTACCGGACATAAAACGACTTTTGGTTTGGGACAAACCAGGTTGGGGTGGTTAATTGAAGAGGAAAAAATCGAAGTAGTATCACCCCAAGAGTTATTAGCTAATAGAATCGCACAAATTACCGAAATATTGATGTCCAAACAAAAGCGCACCGGGGGAAGTAGGGCAATTTCGGTATGCCAAAAACGCGCTGCAATCATGGCAAGACGAGAAACCGGCGAATCACTACAAGATATTGCTACTGATTTAGACATTCCTTACGAAACAGTCAAAACTTACGTTAAACTGACGAGAAAGATGTTGGCAGAAAGTTGA
- a CDS encoding RAMP superfamily CRISPR-associated protein, whose translation MTFNRNNPKNNYSSNKDEMGPKPYELIPFPNKPITPKSPPKQGHSQYLPNHLHGTLYLTLLARTSLHVSTGSVVMGSDIDEKPPLIKTMVRTPDNKLIIQGSSIKGCIRSIYEAITNSRLGVISKKYEQSYPEERLPKKNSQNQLCPASLVFGASGEGWGWQSLIDFQDAICEETKYTVGFIPNLWSAQPKKRKAYFNNGETAGRKFYYHMTREIDKGKRDGIPIQQIKQAYFKTQIQFHNLQPQELGTLLVILGQDSEYPLGLKLGGGKPIGMGTITIDITKANISQNLNDLRQRYSSYSTSSQTLTGDKLSNFIQENIKIARKNLIENTQLQAIYEILGYGKKEITRQPYELY comes from the coding sequence ATTCATCAAACAAAGATGAAATGGGTCCCAAACCCTACGAACTAATTCCCTTTCCCAACAAACCAATTACTCCCAAATCTCCACCAAAACAAGGACACTCACAATATCTTCCCAATCATTTACATGGAACCTTATATCTAACATTATTAGCCAGAACCTCGCTTCATGTTTCTACAGGTTCCGTAGTTATGGGTAGCGATATTGATGAAAAACCACCGCTGATAAAAACAATGGTAAGAACCCCTGATAATAAATTAATTATCCAAGGAAGTTCCATAAAAGGTTGTATTCGTTCTATATATGAAGCAATTACTAATAGTCGTTTAGGAGTTATTAGCAAAAAATACGAACAATCTTATCCCGAAGAACGTTTACCCAAAAAGAATAGTCAAAATCAACTTTGTCCCGCTAGTTTAGTATTTGGTGCTTCCGGTGAAGGATGGGGTTGGCAAAGCTTGATTGATTTTCAAGACGCAATTTGTGAAGAAACTAAATACACAGTTGGTTTTATTCCTAACCTATGGTCAGCACAACCTAAGAAACGAAAAGCTTATTTTAATAACGGTGAAACCGCTGGACGCAAATTTTACTATCACATGACCAGGGAAATAGATAAAGGTAAACGTGACGGTATTCCCATCCAGCAAATTAAACAAGCTTACTTTAAAACCCAAATCCAATTCCACAACTTACAACCGCAAGAATTAGGAACATTATTAGTAATATTAGGACAAGACAGCGAATACCCTTTAGGATTAAAACTTGGTGGTGGTAAACCCATCGGAATGGGAACTATTACCATCGATATAACCAAAGCAAATATTTCTCAAAACCTTAATGATTTACGTCAGCGTTATTCTTCCTACAGTACTTCATCTCAAACATTGACCGGAGATAAACTAAGTAATTTTATTCAAGAGAATATCAAAATAGCTCGTAAAAATTTAATTGAAAATACCCAACTACAAGCAATTTACGAAATATTGGGCTACGGAAAAAAAGAAATAACCCGTCAACCTTACGAACTATATTAA
- a CDS encoding HD domain-containing protein — MILKQPAKLTTKFEQALIYATQLHANQTRKVDKIPYISHLMSVSALILEAGGTEDEAIAGLLHDAIEDQGGKATREEIRQKFGETVVEIVDGCTETDITPKPPWKERKIDYIENIRKGSDSVKLVSFADKLHNARSLLIGYRNKGDKLWDYFSGSKEDKLWFYGELLEIYQQSCDNFMTVELERILEELGNH; from the coding sequence ATGATACTCAAACAACCCGCAAAATTAACAACCAAATTTGAACAAGCTCTAATTTACGCCACCCAACTACACGCAAATCAAACCCGAAAAGTAGATAAAATTCCTTATATTTCTCATTTAATGTCAGTTTCGGCTTTAATTTTAGAAGCTGGTGGAACTGAAGATGAAGCGATAGCGGGATTATTACATGATGCCATTGAAGACCAAGGTGGTAAAGCAACTCGTGAAGAAATTCGTCAAAAATTTGGGGAAACGGTGGTGGAAATAGTTGATGGCTGTACGGAAACTGATATTACACCGAAACCACCTTGGAAAGAGCGCAAAATTGATTATATAGAAAACATTCGCAAGGGTTCGGATTCTGTAAAATTGGTATCCTTCGCTGATAAATTACATAATGCTAGAAGTCTTTTGATTGGATATCGGAATAAAGGGGATAAATTATGGGATTATTTCAGCGGTAGTAAGGAAGATAAATTATGGTTTTATGGGGAGTTATTGGAGATTTATCAGCAGAGTTGCGATAATTTTATGACTGTGGAGTTGGAGCGGATTCTGGAGGAGCTTGGTAATCATTGA